DNA sequence from the Methylomonas albis genome:
GCATTAACAACTTGCGGGTCTTTGGTCATGAACTCCCCCACTGTTCCGGCCATACTTTGGTTGTAAGCGGATTCGACGAATACTTTCATACCATCTTTTTCGGAAAAAATCCCCACCAGCTTACCGTACTCGTCAACAACCGGCACGCTGGTGATCTTGTTATCCAATAAAGTCTTAACCGCCTTAGAAATTTCGGTATCGGGGGTAACGGTAACGACTTTGGTCGACATGTAA
Encoded proteins:
- a CDS encoding CBS domain-containing protein, with the translated sequence MLAKIAVVDYMSTKVVTVTPDTEISKAVKTLLDNKITSVPVVDEYGKLVGIFSEKDGMKVFVESAYNQSMAGTVGEFMTKDPQVVNADASLVDVASKFQETPTRSFPVFQNGEFVGMISRVDVLRALLAIR